From a single Plasmodium yoelii strain 17X genome assembly, chromosome: 9 genomic region:
- a CDS encoding fam-a protein, which translates to MSQNNKGYSDIMFFILIMLIYVSNKAFASEHVITNTIPRNTFRRRNTSKNDSLRKAALLNATLTKTYPSSIKDNSILDNNSSNETHEETPTTCTNSEEIKKTTEIINDALSILRYHATSEENYKLQYVYDKDALVYFKKHGNTDIEKLNLKIRNPDKYNDVINNLWDPYGTKNFNDYFINGKVVCIYNPNLLMIKQRSIDPTESPHESVYALVSKIKISEDTTVIIIASANVNEYKSSNKQTYKNNDLEINNSLNTNRSSESDIKEESKKTFINLSAFFIKKEDNYINVTYVNAMDDNTSSSKKYSIKKAKAPNIAFYLRLMEIFLKK; encoded by the exons atgtcccaaaataataaaggatATAGTgatattatgttttttattttaatcatgcTCATATATGTGAGTAATAAAGCCTTTGCAAGTGAACATGTTATAACTAATACTATACCACGTAATACTTTTCGGCGAAGAAATACTTCGAAAAATGATAGTTTACGCAAAGCTGCCTTACTCAACGCTACTCTAACCAAAACATATCCAAGCAGTATTAA AGATAACTCCATTTTGGATAATAATAGTTCGAATGAAACACATGAAGAAACCCCCACAACATGTACCAATTCTGAAGAAATTAAGAAAACAACAGAAATTATTAACGATGCATTGTCAATTTTACGATACCATGCTACAAGTGAAGAAAACTACAAATTACAGTATGTATACGATAAAGATGCATTGGTATATTTTAAGAAGCATGGAAATACAGACATTGAAAAACTTAATCTTAAAATACGCAATCCCGATAAG TATAATGATGTAATAAACAATCTATGGGATCCTTATGGTACCAAAAATTTCAATGATTACTTTATTAatg gaaaAGTTGTCTGTATATACAATCCAAATTTACTAATGATAAAACAACGAAGCATAGACCCTACAGAATCACCCCATGAATCGGTTTATGCTTTAGTCTCAAAAATTAAG ATATCAGAAGACACAACGGTAATTATCATAGCTTCAGCAAATGTAAATGAGTACAAAAGTTCCAATAAGCAAACTTATAAAAACAATGATTTGGAAATAAACAACTCATTAAATACTAACAGATCTTCTGAATCAGATATTAAAGAAGAGTCTAAAAAAACGTTTATTAACTTATCTGCGtttttcattaaaaaagAGGACAATTACATCAATGTTACTTATGTTAATGCT atGGATGATAACACATCTTCTTCCAAAAAATACTCTATTAAAAAAGCTAAAGCTCCGAACATAGCATTTTACCTCCGCTTAATGGAAATATTTTTGAagaaataa
- a CDS encoding serine/threonine protein kinase, putative produces the protein MTENDPSNFLKQRISNLKNILTKENEMPKIDQIFKYELKTNFTETNDLLHYMNGIIYKNLDTFQKLKLLYSYDDNNCYNNSGINQNTFLFLLKQKSKFREKYVNENYIDYLRTNPLIFVDTLNQLLIIPGINFEFKVYNFDEKVNKFFVKKPDIKINSLYNPCFIKIKESNFKNIVKINRKVEKNYKKNEHQIEHYFAKRNSVPSITQKSKTECDSKEDNLISKDDLTIPINSSCKNYDPDLSSNNETKIYNEVCDKGELNGNLNTIKHDINNTTKKHSNESINTIDDKEIKYECRKEKRPRRSFSISTNAESNNKTSTKKTKGNCNSSVKRKYDKVSSCKKLKKGEEEEIDEFEEEGDEEDNSLNNDGVPPKSIHTFYDLINEYEIYINNAKCYIIFDLKGYYKNLDIMKKLKKNLEDLKRPTNDFKKIIDKKTFKSYRDKIEFVKRFKKFIIPNFRLEKIRKQRNHLIIVELMSKIQNRLIIKRLNQELTNKVNLENLINDVLNMFSEFVENMKDENVKKFYTNMINTYFRNKNLSSVDFKNLIQLFKKKEEHEKNQEFYDLFQNDLNYLDKNKTQRDEIEEKISSLKYLILESILKEKQLERSVNRLLLNHEQSKYGYFYKIDQSDENTLDTTEYGKLLENFSKEPINFYTILSKRNLDKHAYHDIRNFNYKKKNIDISKHDATNSSINQGNYKRNKQFLGNCKFNMDCNQRKNENNNYNINEQITSSNNPENNDNNSLCNIKDSILVTSDKKTNNSDCQIIDNNNNNNMFNCQKNIGQNQPRNENNYNTNEYYKCKIKKIQTDTPNEKNNENNSVLEYDFDKKRNCPQIDENKNIDKSVTTNDSDAVNQQCSHQNTSQINCCIDTNKNIKESHFKKSNSYEDKRQINPKAKHKFERDDPVIECGYEPETDIIRSICEKKKFTFANEKQEKINNEIFYKVFEQYPYSFFSKSVKNYNAILNENEEESELSWLTMLKKKSHNRSILPPSRDTFRDGTHFSNCRATEHTLKFFLSLLSLLTKGDIDINLKKYLKKNIQFLNTELFSMKLNLDKKRAILEKRLDHFNFQENSEFSFYNPLKMNIRMMNLIGRGGFAEVWEVFDSINLEMYAAKIHKIEPSMTNEIKNKIIQRAENEINIHIHCHRHIFIVKLEFFFVFGSATNLLVGMELCDVDLDKYIKYHGPINELLALSWIKQILLGLLYMKNLPTGKVHHCDLKPANLLIKDGIIKISDFGLAKLILPDTYQYYNGGGTLYYQPPECLKPKRNLLITDKIDIWSLGCILYEMIFCERPFQFNYLEKCSKELLVNKMKRGLSYPKINQHISKITLNYIEYLLNFDHECRPSIEEALSYPIFNYFNIP, from the coding sequence atgacAGAAAATGACCCCTCAAATTTCTTAAAACAAAGAATAAGCAATCTGAAAAATATACTGACTAAGGAAAATGAGATGCCTAAAATTGATCAAATCTTTAAATATGAACTAAAAACCAACTTCACGGAAACAAACGATTTATTACATTATATGAATggaataatttataaaaatttggacACCTTTCAAAAGTTAAAGCTGCTCTATTCTTATGATGATAACAACTGTTACAATAATTCAGGCATTAATCAaaatacttttttatttttattaaaacaaaaaagtaAATTTAGAGAAAAGTATGTAAATGAAAATTACATCGATTATTTAAGAACAAACCCATTAATTTTTGTTGACACACTTAAtcaattattaataataccaggaataaattttgaatttaAGGTTTATAACTTTGATGAAAAGGTCaataaattttttgttaaaaaaccagacattaaaattaatagtttATATAATCCATGCTtcattaaaataaaagagtctaattttaaaaatattgttaaaaTAAATCGGAAagtagaaaaaaattataaaaaaaatgaacaccAAATTGAACATTATTTTGCTAAAAGAAATTCAGTGCCTTCTATCACACAAAAATCAAAAACTGAATGCGATTCGAAAGAAGATAATCTCATTTCTAAAGACGATTTAACAATACCAATTAATTCATCatgtaaaaattatgatcCTGATTTAAGCAGTAATAAcgaaacaaaaatatataatgaagtTTGTGATAAAGGTGAATTAAATGGTAATCTTAATACCATCAAACACGATATCAATAATACCACAAAAAAACATAGTAATGAAAGTATTAATACTATTGatgataaagaaataaaatatgaatgtagaaaagaaaaaaggcCACGACGAAGTTTTAGTATTTCCACTAATGCAGAAAGCAATAACAAAACTAGTACTAAAAAAACTAAAGGCAACTGCAATAGTAGTGTAAAAAGAAAATACGATAAAGTTTCGAGTtgcaaaaaattaaaaaaaggcGAAGAGGAGGAAATTGATGAATTTGAGGAAGAAGGTGATGAAGAAGACAATAGCTTAAATAATGATGGGGTACCCCCAAAAAGTATACACACATTTTATGATTTAATAAACGAATacgaaatatatataaacaatgcTAAAtgctatattatttttgatttaaaaggttattataaaaatttagatattatgaaaaaattaaaaaaaaatttagaagATTTAAAAAGGCCAACTAAtgatttcaaaaaaattatagacAAAAAAACTTTTAAGTCATATAGGGATAAAATCGAATTTGTAaaacgatttaaaaaatttattattccaaACTTTCGATTAGAAAAGATAAGAAAGCAAAGAAACCATCTAATTATTGTTGAATTAATGTCTAAGATACAAAATcgattaataataaaaagattAAACCAAGAATTAACTAATAAAGTAAATCttgaaaatttaataaatgatgTGCTCAATATGTTTTCCGAATTTGTGGAAAATATGAAAGACGAAAAcgttaaaaaattttatacgAATATGATTAATACTTACTTTcgtaataaaaatttatcttctgttgattttaaaaatttaatacaattatttaaaaaaaaagaggaacATGAAAAAAACCAAGAATTTTACGATCTATTTCAAAACgatttgaattatttagataaaaataaaactcaACGTGATGAAATAGAAGAGAAAATTAGTTCCTTAAAATATCTAATTTTAGAAtcaatattaaaagaaaaacaatTAGAAAGATCAGTTAACAGATTACTGTTAAACCACGAACAATCAAAGTATGGATATTTCTATAAAATAGACCAAAGTGATGAAAATACATTAGATACCACTGAATATGGAAAATTGTTAGAAAACTTTTCTAAAGAACCCATAAActtttatacaattttaagTAAACGAAATTTAGACAAACATGCATATCATGATATTagaaattttaattataaaaaaaaaaatatcgatATTTCAAAACATGATGCAACTAATTCAAGTATTAACCAAGgaaattataaaagaaataaacaatttttgGGTAATTGCAAATTCAATATGGATTGTAACCAAAGAAAAaacgaaaataataattacaaTATAAATGAACAAATAACTTCTAGTAATAATcctgaaaataatgataataattcatTATGCAATATAAAGGATTCGATATTAGTTACAAGcgacaaaaaaacaaataatagtGATTGCCAAAtaattgataataataataataataacatgtTCAATTGCCAAAAAAACATAGGACAAAATCAGCCTCGAAATGAGAATAATTACAACAcaaatgaatattataaatgcaaaattaaaaaaatacaaaccGATACaccaaatgaaaaaaataacgaaaataATTCGGTACTGGAATAtgattttgataaaaaacgAAATTGCCCACAaatagatgaaaataaaaatattgacaAATCAGTTACAACCAATGATAGCGATGCTGTAAACCAACAATGTAGTCACCAAAATACGAGTCAAATAAATTGTTGTATTGAcacaaacaaaaatataaaagaatctcactttaaaaaatcaaatagcTATGAAGACAAAAGGCAAATAAATCCAAAAGCTAAACATAAATTCGAACGAGACGATCCCGTCATTGAATGTGGATATGAACCAGAAACAGATATAATTAGATCaatatgtgaaaaaaaaaaattcacgTTTGCTAATGAAAaacaagaaaaaataaataatgaaatattttataaagtATTTGAGCAATATccatatagttttttttctaaatcagtcaaaaattataatgctattttaaatgaaaatgaagaagaatCTGAATTGTCATGGCTCACAAtgttaaaaaagaaaagtcATAACAGATCTATTTTACCACCAAGCAGAGATACATTTAGAGACGGAACGCATTTTTCTAATTGTCGAGCAACTGAACACACATTAAAATTTTTCTTGTCACTTTTATCATTGCTAACAAAAGGGGATATCGacattaatttaaaaaagtacttgaaaaaaaatattcaatttTTAAATACCGAACTATTCAGTATGAAACTtaatttagataaaaaaaGGGCTATACTTGAAAAACGATTAGATCATTTTAATTTTCAAGAGAATTCggaattttcattttataacccattaaaaatgaatataagaATGATGAACTTAATAGGACGAGGAGGGTTTGCTGAAGTATGGGAAGTTTTTGATTCCATAAATTTAGAAATGTATGCAGCAAAAATTCATAAGATTGAACCAAGTATGACAAAtgaaatcaaaaataaaataattcaaagagcagaaaatgaaataaatatacatatacattgTCATAGACATATTTTCATTGTAAAATTAGAATTTTTCTTTGTTTTTGGATCCGCAACTAATTTATTAGTTGGTATGGAGTTATGTGACGTtgatttagataaatatattaaatatcatGGTCCAATTAATGAACTATTAGCATTATCATGGATTAAACAGATATTACTTggattattatatatgaaaaatttacCTACAGGCAAGGTTCATCATTGCGATTTAAAACCAGCTAATCTTCTTATAAAGGATggaatcataaaaatatctGACTTTGGATTAGCTAAGTTAATTTTACCTGATACTTATCAATATTATAATGGTGGTGGAACTTTATATTATCAACCCCCTGAATGCTTAAAACCCAAAAGAAATTTACTTATAACAGATAAAATTGACATATGGTCATTGGGGTGCATTCTTTATGAAATGATTTTTTGTGAAAGACCTTTTCAATTTAATTATCTTGAAAAATGTTCAAAGGAACTATTagttaataaaatgaaacgGGGTTTATCATATCCAAAAATTAATCAAcatatatcaaaaataacTTTAAACTATATAGAATATTTACTAAATTTTGATCATGAATGCCGACCATCGATAGAAGAAGCCCTAAGCTACCcgatttttaattattttaacatACCTTAA
- a CDS encoding peroxisome assembly protein 22, putative: MPKKCTNGQDCRKYKSYENGEDKNASILQPILLVGMIITFYIIFFRMFKRRFIDNGEFGRKTNNKSEYNKPIISLCLNDIVLKIIGNNAHIIENVIEPLTKLCSISELFVVAQVSNDIQETNIINLLKKTGLFNKGLKEHRLMFCSTSNGRASMIRQLSPLTHVDNDETVIKTLTGKIPNLVQIYGNTNTDGNSNAFTSLQAFTQVICAVATVEGIN; this comes from the coding sequence atgcCTAAAAAGTGCACAAATGGGCAAGAttgtagaaaatataaatcataCGAAAATGGTGAAGATAAGAATGCTTCGATCCTCCAGCCAATATTATTAGTTGGCATGATAATTacgttttatattatattttttagaatGTTTAAAAGACGATTTATAGATAATGGTGAGTTTGGAAGAAAAACTAATAATAAAAGCGAATATAATAAGCctattatttcattatgcTTAAATgatattgttttaaagatTATTGGTAACAATGCACACATAATTGAAAACGTTATAGAACCATTGACCAAACTATGTTCAATTTCAGAACTCTTTGTAGTTGCACAAGTTTCAAATGATATACaagaaacaaatataattaatcTCTTAAAAAAAACTGGGTTATTTAATAAGGGTTTAAAAGAACATCGTTTGATGTTTTGTTCAACTTCAAATGGAAGAGCATCAATGATACGCCAATTAAGCCCACTTACTCATGTGGATAATGACGAAACTGTAATAAAAACTCTAACAGGGAAGATTCCAAATCTTGTTCAGATATATGGAAATACAAATACTGATGGAAATTCCAATGCATTCACGTCTTTACAAGCGTTTACTCAAGTCATTTGTGCTGTTGCAACCGTCGAAGGCATAAATTAG
- a CDS encoding membrane associated erythrocyte binding-like protein: MKIYHNIFGFCIFISLWTPSIRAIDNPQEDFMDRFDILNNHVNIKWTNSGSLGQGNLKFDIYDEDNISSKLNSLENARLCPNNEKGNIYRGSCPDYGKTFSMDLDKDEYSEDFLNEISLGLLNKKLLIDVEIPVNMSGLAMYQGLFANCPYDKNHVNDIKNEKEYDMCFDKFYSNKQNISTRIKKYPLISKYTYFGSHGLGGRLGSNTEYPLHIYNPIENYRTQKMRYPKLVETLEDCSIYSHCIGPCFDRDFDNKCFRDLPVAFNHKTKECIIIGTHEEKKTTNCNSDNSRNNGRCFSSIKKEKGKDWTYASSFLRPDYETKCPPRYPLNNSEFGYFNYNTGNCESPTKLYDNSVISFNECIEKLFNFNYANEDPEEKRNNYLWGVWVLGNKQNKLNSMNDLGVCALLKEKPTCVLKKQNYYSFTNLTANYFDNNQNIEYPDIENVKIWKNRNSELSDNLKYNDKKFKNSDINKGMAINMNDINEIKENSKLQTNKGNETKKTKYGLYNYPITPISYLQIHHKMELKNYNMDSENSFTSFHNTNAPTHYEGNSKFSTGVNNKRENTYGTQDINLNRNNNYNQPKNKPNPQAEYMDRFDIEKNHIYIDWKQDGKYGSGKLKYNIISHETADTIQSLLITDKDDICPNHYSPGRAQGSCPNYGKSIVVKTPESINGNEHLNSNFLNEIRTGYLNKYMKSNVELPYEKSGLAMHHGDLSVCPKSWDEENLYKKNRDYNYDMCKSTVMKSTIPLKMFDYKTKKLLYFGLYGLGGRLGSNISKVKNIFKSQPNNITLPMFNPSSIKNLLDCSLYSYCLGPCLENAYNNKCFRSLPAYFNHETNECIILGTHEQERNNNCRTRRSDTDKPNCQNVRKNISTKNWTYVTSFIRPDYEEKCPPRYPLKFKSFGKYDEETGKCKSLINKKNIINIPLFSSCLEYMFIMYPSVLQRTEKKNYWGVWVASESVNSSNLYNAKGECYYINEKPNCVIDKVNHFSFTSLTTNDIDFNQNINLVKLDELVINNDQSSSHNRAKYNTPIENSESTIVRKHNSAPEHFRSLKINSYTPNRRGENFAKESDSTRNTDESKMDEVIRKREEAAKNAEIIRKFEEAQKAAWAKKAEEERKKAEAVKKAEEERKRIEAEKKAEEERKRIEAEKKAEEERKRIEAEKKAEEERKIIEAAKKAEEERKRIEEAKKAEEERKKIEAAKKAEEERKKAEAVKKAEEAKKKAEAAKKAEERKKKAEAAKKALERKKKAEAAKKALERKKKAEAAKKAEEKKKAEAAKKAEEEKKKAEAAKKAEEEKKKAEAAKKAEEEKKKAEAAKKAEEEKKKAEAAKKAEEEKKKAEAAKKAEEEKKKAEAAKKAEEERKKAEAAKKAEEERKRIEAEKKAEEERKKAEAAKKAEEERKRIEAEKKAEEERKRIEAEKKAEEERKRIEAEKKAEEERKRIEAVKKAEEERKRIEAEKKAEEERKRIEAVKKAEEERKRIEAEKKAEEERKIIEAAKKAEEERIKAEAVKKEEEVIKKNSNLSETKISNNYETRNIDDNSFKKLDEEEYKSRNIDNTRNKIISMSKENMCTNDVSSKYCDYMKDKISSGNCSNDERKQLCCSISDYCLNYFDYNSNKYYDCTKKEFSDPLYKCFSNEEYSKAVYFAGAGIIMSILIAICLKIIGKKWFKEVAFDEIVEDYDKVYTLAMISSEKL, encoded by the exons ATGAAGATATATCATAACATTTTTGGATTCTGCATTTTTATATCCTTATGGACTCCTTCTATACGAGCTATAGATAACCCACAAGAAGATTTTATGGACAGATTTGATATCCTAAATAACcatgtaaatataaaatggacGAACTCAGGATCATTAGGACAAGGGAATTTAAAATTTGATATTT ATGATGAAGATAATATAAGTTCTAAGTTAAATAGTTTAGAAAATGCAAGACTTTGtccaaataatgaaaagGGAAACATATATAGAGGTAGTTGTCCAGATTACGGAAAAACGTTTTCGATGGACTTGGATAAAGATGAATATAGTGAAGATTTCTTAAATGAAATTAGTTTGGGTTTATTAAATAAGAAGTTGTTGATTGATGTGGAAATCCCAGTTAATATGAGTGGGCTAGCTATGTACCAAGGTTTGTTTGCAAATTGTCCTTATGACAAAAATCATgttaatgatataaaaaatgaaaaagagtATGATATGTGTTTTGATAAATTCTATAGCAATAAACAGAATATATCTACAAGGATTAAAAAATACCCGTTAATAagtaaatatacatattttggGTCACATGGGTTAGGGGGGAGATTAGGTTCTAATACCGAATATCCTTTACACATTTATAACCCAATTGAAAATTATAGAACACAAAAAATGAGATATCCTAAATTAGTCGAAACTTTGGAAGATTGTTCGATATATTCTCATTGTATCGGACCCTGTTTTGATAGAGATTTTGATAACAAATGCTTTCGCGATTTACCTGTAGCTTTTAATCACAAAACAAAAgaatgtataataataggaactcatgaagaaaaaaaaacaacaaattGCAACTCAGACAATTCGAGAAATAATGGTAGATGTTTTTCatctataaaaaaagaaaagggaAAGGATTGGACATATGCATCTTCTTTTTTGCGTCCAGATTATGAAACAAAGTGCCCACCAAGATACCCACTAAATAATAGTGAATTTGGTTACTTTAATTATAACACTGGAAACTGCGAATCACCTACAAAATTATACGATAATAGTGTAATTAGCTTTAATGAATGTATTGAGAAATTGTTTAACTTTAATTATGCGAATGAGGACCCTGAGGAAAAAAggaataattatttatgggGAGTTTGGGTTTTAggaaataaacaaaataaactaAATTCAATGAATGATTTGGGAGTGTGTGcattattaaaagaaaaaccAACAtgtgttttaaaaaaacaaaattattactCCTTTACTAATTTAACAGcaaattattttgataataatcaaaatattgAGTATCCAGATATCGAAAATGtcaaaatatggaaaaataGAAATTCTGAATTGAGTGATAAtctaaaatataatgataaaaagtttaaaaattccgatataaataaaggaatggcaataaatatgaatgatattaatgaaataaaagaaaatagtaAACTCCAAACTAATAAGGGCAACGAAACgaaaaagacaaaatatGGATTATACAATTATCCGATTACACCAATATCATATCTTCAAATACATCATAAAatggaattaaaaaattataatatggATTCTGAAAATTCTTTCACATCTTTCCATAATACGAATGCTCCAACTCACTATGAAGGGAATAGTAAATTTAGCACCGGCGTAAATAACAAAAGAGAGAATACATATGGAACTCAggatataaatttaaatagaaataataattataatcaaCCAAAAAATAAACCTAATCCTCAAGCCGAATATATGGATAGGTttgatattgaaaaaaatcatatatatattgattgGAAACAAGATGGTAAATATGGAAGCggtaaattaaaatataatataatatcacATGAAACCGCTGATACTAttcaatcattattaattacCGACAAAGATGACATATGTCCTAATCATTATTCTCCTGGAAGAGCGCAAGGAAGTTGCCCTAATTATGGTAAATCGATTGTTGTTAAAACACCTGAAAGTATTAATGGTAATGAACATTTgaattcaaattttttaaatgaaataCGTACTGGGTACcttaacaaatatatgaaatCTAATGTTGAACTTCCATATGAAAAAAGTGGGTTAGCTATGCATCATGGTGATTTAAGTGTATGCCCCAAATCTTGGGATGAAGaaaatttgtataaaaaaaatagagattataattatgatatgtGCAAAAGCACTGTAATGAAATCGACTATACCATTGAAAATGTTTGATTATAAAACTAAAAAACTGTTATATTTTGGTCTTTATGGTTTAGGGGGGCGATTGGGATCTAATATTtcaaaagtaaaaaatatatttaaatcaCAGCCAAATAACATAACATTACCAATGTTTAATCCATCatcaataaaaaatttacttGATTGTTCATTATATAGTTATTGTTTAGGTCCATGCCTGgaaaatgcatataataataaatgtttcCGTAGTCTGCCAGCATATTTTAATCATGAAACAAATgaatgtataatattaggAACACACGAACAAGAAAGGAATAATAATTGTAGAACGAGGAGATCTGATACAGATAAACCGAATTGCCAGAAtgttagaaaaaatatatcaacaaAAAATTGGACATATGTAACATCATTTATTAGGCCAGACTATGAAGAGAAATGCCCACCAAGATATCCTCTCAAATTTAAAAGTTTTGGAAAATATGATGAAGAAACAGGAAAATGCAAAAgtcttataaataaaaagaatatcATTAATATTCCTTTGTTTTCTTCTTGTTTAGAATATATGTTCATAATGTATCCTTCTGTTTTACAGAgaactgaaaaaaaaaattattgggGTGTGTGGGTTGCAAGTGAATCTGTTAATTCGAGTAATTTGTATAATGCTAAAGGAGaatgttattatataaatgaaaaaccTAATTGTGTTATTGACAAAGTAAATCATTTCTCATTTACTTCCCTCACAACAAATGATATTGattttaatcaaaatatTAATCTCGTAAAACTTGATGAATTAGTCATAAATAATGACCAATCATCTTCACATAATAGAGCAAAATATAATACGCCTATTGAAAATTCTGAATCTACTATTGTAAGAAAACATAATAGTGCTCCTGAACATTTTCgtagtttaaaaattaacagTTATACACCAAATAGGAGGGGAGAAAATTTTGCAAAGGAAAGTGATTCTACAAGAAATACCGATGAATCGAAAATGGATGAGGTGATAAGGAAACGTGAAGAAGCTGCAAAGAATGCTGAGATAATAAGAAAATTTGAAGAAGCACAAAAGGCTGCGTGGGCAAAAAAAGCAGAAGAGGAAAGGAAAAAGGCTGAAGCTGTAAAAAAAGCAGAGGAGGAAAGAAAACGAATTGAAGCTGAAAAGAAAGCAGAGGAGGAAAGAAAACGAATTGAAGCTGAAAAGAAAGCAGAAGAAGAAAGAAAACGAATTGAAGCTGAAAAGAAAGCAGAAGaggaaagaaaaataattgaaGCTGCAAAGAAAGCAGAAGAAGAAAGAAAACGAATTGAAGAAGCTAAAAAAGCAGAAGaggaaagaaaaaaaattgaggCTGCAAAGAAAGCAGAAGAGGAAAGAAAAAAGGCTGAAGCTGTAAAAAAAGCAGAAGAGGCAAAAAAAAAGGCTGAAGCTGCAAAGAAAGCAGaagagagaaaaaaaaaagctgAGGCTGCAAAGAAAGCATtagagagaaaaaaaaaagctgAGGCTGCAAAGAAAGCATtagagagaaaaaaaaaggctGAAGCTGCAAAGAAAgcagaagaaaaaaaaaaggctGAAGCTGCAAAGAAAgcagaagaagaaaaaaaaaaggctGAAGCGGCAAAGAAAgcagaagaagaaaaaaaaaaggctGAAGCTGCAAAGAAAgcagaagaagaaaaaaaaaaggctGAAGCGGCAAAGAAAgcagaagaagaaaaaaaaaaggctGAAGCTGCAAAGAAAgcagaagaagaaaaaaaaaaggctGAAGCGGCAAAGAAAgcagaagaagaaaaaaaaaaggctGAAGCGGCAAAGAAAGCAGAGGAGGAAAGAAAAAAGGCTGAAGCTGCAAAGAAAGCGGAAGAAGAAAGAAAACGAATTGAAGCTGAAAAGAAAGCAGAGGAGGAAAGAAAAAAGGCTGAAGCTGCAAAGAAAGCGGAAGAAGAAAGAAAACGAATTGAAGCTGAAAAGAAAGCAGAGGAGGAAAGAAAACGAATTGAAGCTGAAAAGAAAGCGGAAGAAGAAAGAAAACGAATTGAAGCTGAAAAGAAAGCAGAAGAGGAAAGAAAACGAATTGAAGCTGTAAAAAAAGCAGAAGAAGAAAGAAAACGAATTGAAGCTGAAAAGAAAGCAGAAGAGGAAAGAAAACGAATTGAAGCTGTAAAAAAAGCAGAAGAAGAAAGAAAACGAATTGAAGCTGAAAAGAAAGCAGAAGaggaaagaaaaataattgaaGCTGCAAAGAAAGCAGAAGAAGAACGAATAAAGGCTGAAGCTGTAAAGAAAGAAGAagaagtaataaaaaaaaacagcaATCTTTCTGAAACAAAAATTTCGAATAATTATGAAACGCGCAATATTGATGATaatagttttaaaaaattagatGAAGAAGAGTATAAATCAAGAAATATTGATAATACACGGAATAAAATCATAAGCATGTCAAAGGAAAATATGTGTACTAACGATGTTTCATCAAAATATTGTGACTATATGAAAGACAAAATATCATCTGGAAATTGTTCGAATGATGAAAGGAAACAATTATGCTGCTCAATATCAGATTATTGCTTAAACTACTTTGAttataattcaaataaatattatgattGTACAAAGAAGGAATTTTCAGATCCTTTATATAAATGCTTTAGTAACGAGGAATATTCAA AAGCGGTTTATTTTGCTGGGGCGGGAATAATAATGTCAATCCTGATTGCCatatgtttaaaaattataggAAAAAAATG gtTTAAGGAAGTTGCTTTTGATGAAATTGTTGAAGATTATGATAAAGTCTATACGTTAGCTATGatat CTAGCGAAAAATTATAG